A genomic region of Alnus glutinosa chromosome 11, dhAlnGlut1.1, whole genome shotgun sequence contains the following coding sequences:
- the LOC133881089 gene encoding uncharacterized protein LOC133881089 has translation MIGSWKAQSLTSQNLEKKKKSHPAERALERPHKQFKDYNFTPINAPIHEVLMEVRKDPDYAPPQKILREPLEKNKDKYCAYHDAMGHHIEGCVAMRLMIEKFISGGETSANRKAYTRLLKKWEVLMIDRPRKSLKKEVPVLGFLDKDYVGVSLPHTNSLVVTLQVANHLIHRVLVDNGSYADILYWLALLHMDISRDKIILAKYPLMGFGGEQVFPIGSIELSITAWENPKQKTIMVKFLLIDRPLAYNKILRRMALRKLKAITSTLHLKMKFLTEEGVGEVKGDW, from the exons ATGATCGGCTCTTGGAAAGCTCAATCCTTAACCTCCCAAAAccttgaaaagaagaagaagagtcatCCAGCAGAACGGGCTCTTGAGAGACCCCACAAGCAGTTTAAGGATTATAACTTCACACCTATCAACGCACCGATCCATGAAGTTCTAATGGAAGTAAGGAAGGATCCTGATTACGCCCCTCCTCAGAAGATTCTGAGAGAACCATTGGAGAAAAACAAGGACAAGTATTGCGCCTACCATGACGCAATGGGACATCACATCGAGGGCTGTGTAGCTATGAGGTTGATGATTGAGAAGTTCATTA GTGGGGGAGAGACTAGTGCAAACCGGAAGGCCTACACTAGGTTATTAAAGAAGTGGGAGGTTCTTATGATTGACAGACCCCGCAAGTCCTTGAAGAAGGAGGTCCCGGTGCTTGGGTTCTTGGATAAAGATTATGTGGGAGTATCCCTCCCCCATACCAACTCTTTGGTTGTCACCTTGCAAGTAGCCAATCACCTTATCCACAGGGTTTTAGTTGACAATGGAAGCTATGCCGACATACTGTATTGGTTGGCGCTCTTACATATGGATATAAGTCGGGATAAAATAATCCTAGCGAAATATCCTCTAATGGGGTTCGGAGGAGAGCAGGTTTTCCCCATCGGTTCCATCGAACTCTCAATTACAGCATGGGAAAACCCAAAGCAGAAGACTATAATGGTCAAGTTCTTGTTGATAGACCGGCCCCTAGCCTATAACAAGATTCTCAGAAGGATGGCACTGAGAAAGCTAAAAGCCATAACTTCCACATTGCATTTGAAGATGAAATTCTTGACTGAGGAAGGGGTTGGAGAAGTCAAAGGAGATTGGTAG